The genomic interval CTTCTCCCGCACCTTCGAATCGGGCGCCATCCACTACGGCGACACGACCGGCAAGGTGCTCCAGAACCTCGCCGACAAGACCTCGGGCGGCGGGTCCTCCTACGTGAGCGCGATCGCGCTCGAGGAGACCTCGCTCTACAACTACAACATCGGCAACCCCGACTCGCACACGGTGCAGCCGGGCGAGACGCTGACCCCGCCGGACGAGAAGCTCGTCGCCGTCTATCCCGAGGAGGGCTCGCTCTGGAGCGACAACCCCGCGGTCGTGCTCGGGGCGGACTGGGTGACCCCGGAGCAGCGGGCGGCCTCGGAGGCCTTCGTCGCGTTCCTGCACACGCAGGCGGCCCAGGAGACGCTGCCGGAGTACGGCTTCCGACCCCTCGACGACGAGATCGACGTCAGCGCGACGCTGAACGAGGATGTCGGCATCGATCCCGCGCAGCCGGCGACCTCGCTGCCGCAGCCGGATCCGGCGGTCGTCTCCGCCGCGATCGACCAGTGGGCGACGATCCGCAAGCCCTCGGCGGTGCTGCAGCTCATCGACATCTCGGGCTCCATGGACGAGAGCATCGGCGAGGGCCGGAGCCGCCTCGACGGCGCGATCGAGGGGTCGACGACGACGCTCGGCCAGGTGCGCTCGACCGATGAGATCGGCGTCTGGGCGTTCACGACCGGGATCTCCTCCGAGATCGACGGCGCCGAGACGCCGGGCATCGGCGTGGTCCGCGAGTTCTCGACCCTCGGCGGCGACAAGGAGGGGCTCCGCATGAGCATCGAGGACCTCGCGAACAGCCAGCGCGCCGGCACTCCGATGTACGACGCCATCGCGACCGCGTACGACTACATGCAGGGCCACGCCGAGCCGGGGCGCATCAACGCGATCGTGGTGCTCTCGGACGGCGAGGACACCGACTCGACGACGCGGCTCGACACCCTGATCCAGCGGATCAACGCGGATCAGCAGGAGGGCGGCAACGACCAGCCGGTGCGCATCTTCGCGATCGCCTACTCGAACAACGCCGACGTCGACTCCCTGCAGCGCCTCGCCACGGCCTCGGGCGGCCAGGTCTTCGATGCGACCGATCCGCAGAAGATCACGGAGACCTTCCAGTCCGTGATGAACAACTTCTAGGCTGGCAGCGTGGGATGCTTCAGGAGGGCGCGGAGCGCGGGGCTCGCCGGCCTCGCGCTCGCCGGCGCGCTGCTGGCGGCCGGCGCCCCCGGCGCGCTCGCCTCGCCGGCCCACGCGGCCTCGAAGGCGGGGCGGATCGCCCAGAGCTGCGGCGAGCAGCCGGTCTGCCTGGTCGACGGGGCCTCCGTCGAGAACGCGGCGGAGCTGGGCTCCGCCCTCCCCGAGGGCGTGCGTGTCG from Leucobacter allii carries:
- a CDS encoding substrate-binding and vWA domain-containing protein encodes the protein MTVFDGVLARRLTGVIAATGAGALLLAGCSASGSLLAGEGADDGCTAVVVATSSEKVNLMEDLGAQFKESAEHEGLEQCATVHAVNVASGKAAEYLSDSTEEWALGADTAPTVWSPASTVWTDRVASIAGEGVVAGAESFTKTPVVFGMPASMARALDYPEQPISIAEIRDLIADPEGWGAVGKPIWGSFKIAKTNPNSSTTGMSTLLMQAYAASGKSEGLTAEDVAAAEDFSRTFESGAIHYGDTTGKVLQNLADKTSGGGSSYVSAIALEETSLYNYNIGNPDSHTVQPGETLTPPDEKLVAVYPEEGSLWSDNPAVVLGADWVTPEQRAASEAFVAFLHTQAAQETLPEYGFRPLDDEIDVSATLNEDVGIDPAQPATSLPQPDPAVVSAAIDQWATIRKPSAVLQLIDISGSMDESIGEGRSRLDGAIEGSTTTLGQVRSTDEIGVWAFTTGISSEIDGAETPGIGVVREFSTLGGDKEGLRMSIEDLANSQRAGTPMYDAIATAYDYMQGHAEPGRINAIVVLSDGEDTDSTTRLDTLIQRINADQQEGGNDQPVRIFAIAYSNNADVDSLQRLATASGGQVFDATDPQKITETFQSVMNNF